CTTTATGGTTGGTATGGTTGTAAAAACAAAGAGATTGTCAGAGTAGCAAATTGGCAACTCCTATGTTGTTATGTTTGAGCggtgcttttttctttttgagtttCAAATTGGCAACTGTTAGTCATGAACAAGTCAAGTCAAATGTCAGTAACAGAAAACTTGAATCTGTTTAAGCCAATCATTTCTTGCATCTATACGTTCTGTGATCTTATCTTACCAAAGTGCATTCAATTTGTGTAAAGGAAAAATGCTGCGAGAAGTGGAGCCAGATTTGATGGATGCTTTAATTCAGGCTACAAAAGACAGTGACGAAAGTAAGCTGCAAGCTTTATCTGGTCCAGAGACATTGAGCATTGATGATAATGAGGAGCAAGAAGAAGCGGAAGAAACTGATtatgaggaggaagaagaggtaTGATACTGATATTAAGTTTGAAACTGTGCAACAAAGTTTGCTGAAGCTTCCTGAGTAGTTTACAGACATATTTAATCTTATTATTTGAGCATCGATTGCAGGGTTCTCATATTGATGTAGCTACCAGATGGTTTGACAGTCTGATCAATAAGGACGTTCAAGGTGAAACTGAAGTGAAATTTTGCACCGATGAGATTACGGTGGTTTGGAagttaaataaagaaatttggTGATCtggatttattttattgcagTTCTGTTAAGTTTTTCAAggtttttttgaaaataataataataagttcTTCACAATATATGGTCTTTTTCTTGGGTGTTTTGGGTGTTAATTAACCATGCAATGCCCTGTTATGTAGGTTTCTGTCAGTCAATACAAGTAGGGAGATGGATCACCATGAGGAGGAATCCCGTGCTGGGGGTGAACCTCATGGGAAGCAAGATGATGAGGTATGTGACTGCATCGGTCACTTTTAGAAATCCTTAGTTATTTGTTcattgttctttttgttgccGAATCTTGGAGCATGTATGAGATGGAACTTTGTGAGCAACTAATAAGTCACAAACTTAATTTGAAATAAGAGGAGTTTCTTAGACTTGGCCTATAAGTGGTGGTTTGAGATCCTATTGTACGTGATaagtatattatattgtttctCAGTTGAGATCCTAATTGAACCCACTCCAAGGACCTCCTCTCCTTTGAGTTGTAGTTTCATTTAAGTTGCCAAAAATTCCTGCAGTAACTTTGATACCTCGCCAGCTACATGTTCCAATGGATCTTTTTTTTGCTTCACAGTTTCTTAGGTTCCATTTAATTTGACCGCCAGGTAAGTTTAATGCCATGCTTGCTATTTTTAAGTTTGGTTAAGTGACTTTCCACTAAAAACCCCTTCGTGAGGGCACTAGCATGCGCTTGAACCACCAGCTTATATTCTTTGAAGCCCAGCCAGTTCATATTCACTTAAGTCAGTCGTTTAAGTCTCATACCGGTTGTTCGAGCGTCCTAAGGGATcattgtttctgtttcttgctctttatttgacttttttttccttttgtgttgCCTCAAAATTCCTTCACAAAATTCGACTTGGCTATACTACTACGTGTTTtctgctctctttccttctgtttttttacCCCTCAGGCTTccatgaaattttgattgtttCAGGAGATCTTGGGTACGAAATCCAAATATGAGAAGCGGTCATTTGGCCAAATTGTTTAACGATTCTTCGCTTTAAAGGTATAATTCATGATTGCCTCTCTATTCCTTATATTCTCACTATTTTTTTGGTactgatttctttatttttgtaaacagcttcttttgtttctgtttttgtcCCTCCTCCTTCGTTGAGAGGGTTTGGTTCGCAGAGACAAAGCCCTGGCTTCAGTTTGTTTCCAACCAGCTGGTTGGGGGGCAGCCATGGGAGAACAGTGTTCGTTGCTGGAGATGTGTTGGAGGCCGTCGATTTTTGTTTGGGAGGTGAGCTGCAAATCTAGCCGCAGCTGTGGGATCGGGAGATTTCATTTTTTCTGCATCCTTTGACTCAGGCTTCTATCTTTCATGCTTACGAATATTTGCATCGTTGCTCTTCAGGTATGCATCTCATGAACTTTTTGACAGATCTTTTGATCTTTTGGTCTTTATTGCATCGTTCCTCTCTGTTTCAATCTCTTTCTCTTACTGATCTGTAAGTAAAATTTGCTTCATCTTTCCTTTCGATTTTTGTTgctcttctttttcatttttgttgttacTAATATCTTGGATCTTATTTCATTAAACTATAAGACCTGTTTTAATTTGCTGCCCTAAAAGTCCAAATCTCTAATAGATATTATAGATTTTCTGTTTGCATGTGGTTATAAATTTTCTGTCTGGccgattttttttcttcttctgtttgtACTTATCTTGCGTTCCCTTTTTGGAGTCTCTCTTTGACCTTGAAAATACATAAGGTTCTTGATTACTGTCAATTACTGAGAATCCTGTTATGTTATTTTCACATACAGCTAAGACATACTAGCTTCCTATAGCAATAACAGCCCTTGATTATAAAAGGGTGGAACCACATTCTCTTGATATAGTATTGTGATTGTATAGCAAGCTGTAAAATTTGTTGTATTACCTGCATTGTCCTGCTGTTCATAGGTAAATGCATAGCTTTAATTAcctcctctgtttttttttttctctgttttcttctgtttctCAGCCTTTTCTAGATCTGAGTGTTATCAatctttacttcttttttccctttatttttcaGGAAGGTTTATGCTTCTTTGGCAAGAAGAGAAATGCTGcaaggaacccaaaaataccaggaCTCTTCATGCCTAATAGGAAACCCAATAGATGACTGTTAGGAATGTAACCCAAATTGGCCAAACAACAGGCAGAGCTTAGCAGATTGTGCAATTGGGTTTGGCCAATATGCTCTTGGAGGCAAAGGTGGTGAGTATTATATTGTCAGAGACTCTTCTAATGATGATGCTGTGAATCCAAGGCCAGGCACTCTGAGTTATGCTGTGATACAGACTGAGCCTCTCTGGATTGTGTTCCCTGGCAACATGCTCATCAAGCTCTCCCAAGAGCTCATCTTCAACAGCTACAAGACCCTTGATGGCCGTGGAGCCAATGTCCACATTGTGGGTGGTGGCTGCATCACATTGCAGTTCATAAGCAATGTCATCATCCACAATGTGCATATCCACAACTGTTATCCGTCAGGTACATGAGTTTTCCACTtcatttcatgaatttttatttaccATATACGCATGGTTTGCTCATAGTTAAGTTTATTCAAATTTACTCGATACATATGATTTACGAGTGATTGCAAATATTTAGTTTTATCTAATACATGTGACTTATGAATAAGAGACTGTGTGTATCTAGATTTACTTTAGATTTACCTTAAAACCCTTTGCCAGGttgtttttgcttttactCAAAAATAATTTCGGTGTATGCTCTTGGAATTAGCTCAAGTAAAGGAGAAGGTGTTTGATAAAAATTGGTTAGGATTAGAATAAGTTAAGATTTCGATCCATTCCATGCAGGTGGCACTAATATGCGTTGAAGCCCAACCCACTACGGCTACCGCACAAAATCAGACGGATTTTGACTGGTAAAGATATTCTCAAGGAAACTGACTTTTTGGACTTTATTTACTCTGTTTAAAATTGGCTTTCTGAAAGGGAAGATTTGAATGACTGATGAAACAGAGAATATGATTATATGtcaaatattatattgttgTTTTTCAAGTAGCATTCGTCTTCTGGCTGCTCCTatccatatatataatgaCAAATAGCATATTTGGATAAtcaaatttgttctttttctttcttttcaaagtTACTAGGTTTAATTGTAACCGAAAAAAAAGTTACTAGGTTTAATTTGTGCTTGCACACAATGTATAATTTATTCTCCATTTAGCTTAACAAACTTATTAATGGCACTCTCTGCATATTTTCAGGATTGATACTCAATCAAATACAGGGAAATTTCAATCCCTCTTTCGTGTATGAGCCCTCATAAAGATGACATTTATATGCTTTTGTTGAAGAACTTTACGAAATATTCATTAcatttttgtgttgttttacCGCACATTGTATTTTAGTATCTTCTTGAGGATGTTGCTTTGGAGCCCAAATGGTTGAATAAAATCCCTGTAGGTCAGGAGTTCATgcttttttttaacttttacgGGGAACTTTTGACTTGATGTGGATAAATATCATTCTAGCCATGACATTGATTGAGGAGCCAATATATTTAGCATTGGAGTTTAAAATTAACTTTAGAATTCGTCATTAATTCTCAGGTCCAGTGAgatctatttctttttctttcgaggttttattttatttttttaataactcagGTGGGTTTTTCTGGTAATGCATCTTCAGCCCCTGAATCAAGAAATTGTAAATTCTCCAGTAATGTGATGATTCATGCAGTTGACAAATTCGGGAGCTTCTTAAGgcaatttcctctttttccaaATGCTTTTCTCGTTGGTGGTTGGTGCAGAAGACTTCTTTATTATTCAACTTGCAGATCAGGTAAATTTTGAAGCACTCTGTGCTGCAAGTACTTTTGTGAAGTATTTGTTCTCACATTGCATTGAATGAGGTCGATATTTCCTTTACCGGTCAGCTTCAAAAACTGAAGGTGGAACCAGCACATAAAACTTCTCCAGGGTAATATTCTAACCAATTTTTAGGTTTAAGATTTAAGGCATCATGTGAACCGGGTATTTTGGTGGCTTCAGATTATCAACTTATTTATTGTGGTGCTAATTATTTAAACTCAAGTTATTTGTGCCTAATGAACCACAACTGCAATAATTTTagttgtaatatatatatatatatatatatatgtttgtgtgtctatttattttttggtatatAAGCAGACCGCTGTCTCGCGTCATGCTGAGGCTGATAGataattttgatgaattaGAACTTTATGATACACAAGGACAGAGTTGTAGGAACTGTCTTCGCTCACAATTAAGATGTCATTGTCCTCTGAatgaatttgaaaacaaacCAGTCTTCGCTTCATATCCTCATATTTTCATGTTTCCATTTGTTGGTATGAGAAAAGGAAATGTAAAAGAGGTTGTGATTTCTGTTGGGGTCCATTCCAAAATTATATAGGTTCTGCTGCATGCTAAATTTGCAGCTCAACTCTTTCATCCATGTTACTGAGTCTTTGGAGCTCATTGTTTAGACTCTTGTTTATGGATAGTTTGATGATTTGCAGCATCAATGTTTTAGACAATTAAGGCACAGTGA
The window above is part of the Prunus dulcis chromosome 1, ALMONDv2, whole genome shotgun sequence genome. Proteins encoded here:
- the LOC117612642 gene encoding uncharacterized protein LOC117612642 isoform X2; protein product: MLREVEPDLMDALIQATKDSDESKLQALSGPETLSIDDNEEQEEAEETDYEEEEEGSHIDVATRWFDSLINKDVQGFCQSIQVGRWITMRRNPVLGVNLMGSKMMRRSWVRNPNMRSGHLAKLFNDSSL
- the LOC117612642 gene encoding uncharacterized protein LOC117612642 isoform X1, giving the protein MLREVEPDLMDALIQATKDSDESKLQALSGPETLSIDDNEEQEEAEETDYEEEEEGSHIDVATRWFDSLINKDVQGETEVKFCTDEITVVWKLNKEIWFLSVNTSREMDHHEEESRAGGEPHGKQDDEEILGTKSKYEKRSFGQIV